A window of the Paenibacillus woosongensis genome harbors these coding sequences:
- a CDS encoding ThuA domain-containing protein — translation MKKALIVWGGWDGHEPEQVAGIFANILRNHQFDVEVADTLEAYADAEKLMGLDLIVPVWTMGEIPQAYVNNVSAAVQNGTGLAGCHGGMCDSFRHNVDWQFMTGGQWVAHPGNDGIEYMVEIKQSSSPLVAGMEDFKVVSEQYYLHVDPAVEVLATTRFPVADGPHRLNKAVDMPVVWTKRWGIGRVYYNSLGHHADIVAMPEVTELMTRGLLWAAEGKQLAKEMYGDQALKQQNHYTGMGDSQ, via the coding sequence ATGAAAAAGGCATTAATAGTCTGGGGCGGCTGGGACGGACACGAACCGGAGCAAGTCGCTGGCATCTTCGCAAATATATTGCGAAACCATCAATTCGACGTGGAAGTCGCGGATACATTGGAAGCGTATGCAGATGCAGAGAAGCTGATGGGTCTTGATCTGATCGTGCCCGTCTGGACGATGGGGGAAATCCCGCAAGCATATGTCAACAACGTATCGGCGGCGGTTCAGAACGGTACTGGGCTCGCCGGTTGCCACGGCGGCATGTGCGACTCCTTCCGCCATAATGTAGACTGGCAGTTTATGACCGGAGGCCAATGGGTGGCCCACCCGGGGAATGACGGCATAGAATATATGGTAGAAATCAAGCAGTCCTCCAGCCCGCTTGTCGCCGGAATGGAAGACTTTAAGGTAGTGAGCGAGCAGTATTACCTGCATGTGGACCCGGCAGTCGAGGTGCTGGCGACCACCCGCTTTCCCGTAGCCGACGGCCCTCACCGATTGAACAAAGCCGTCGATATGCCTGTCGTCTGGACGAAGCGCTGGGGAATCGGACGCGTATATTATAATTCCCTCGGACATCACGCAGACATCGTTGCGATGCCGGAGGTCACCGAGCTGATGACCCGCGGCCTCCTCTGGGCAGCAGAAGGCAAGCAGCTCGCT
- a CDS encoding thioesterase II family protein, whose product MSIGKLICLAHAGGSASSYLRWSSRFDSSLKLVPLEYAGRGIRSNEPLYENMDETVADLIQMLKPQLADRIPYVLFGHSLGALVAYELAYALQQARLLGPSILILSGKNPPHLHLRNKRHLLPDTEFRQELASMGGTPPELLEDSSFAEYFMPIARSDFKLVETYRLEAGRPKLHTNICVLNGMEDNFVDLKEMEGWGRYCEGEFWQQQFPGGHFYLHEHIEQVAVYLKRLLAQPSAWQPQI is encoded by the coding sequence ATGTCTATCGGAAAATTGATCTGCCTTGCGCATGCCGGAGGCAGTGCGTCATCTTATTTACGCTGGAGCAGCCGTTTTGATTCAAGCCTTAAGCTGGTACCTCTTGAGTATGCAGGTCGGGGAATCAGATCGAACGAGCCTTTATATGAAAATATGGACGAGACTGTGGCGGATCTAATCCAAATGCTGAAGCCACAGTTGGCTGATCGCATTCCGTACGTCCTATTCGGGCATAGCCTCGGGGCGCTGGTGGCTTACGAGCTCGCTTATGCGCTCCAGCAGGCCCGGCTGCTTGGGCCCTCTATATTGATTCTATCCGGTAAAAATCCGCCCCATCTGCACCTGCGAAACAAGCGTCATTTATTACCTGACACGGAATTTCGCCAGGAGCTCGCTTCCATGGGCGGGACGCCTCCTGAATTGCTGGAAGATTCGTCTTTTGCTGAATATTTCATGCCGATTGCCCGTTCCGATTTCAAGCTGGTGGAGACGTACCGTCTGGAGGCCGGAAGGCCTAAGCTGCATACAAATATTTGTGTGCTCAATGGCATGGAGGATAACTTCGTCGATTTAAAGGAGATGGAGGGATGGGGACGTTACTGCGAGGGGGAGTTTTGGCAGCAGCAATTCCCTGGAGGGCATTTTTATCTGCACGAGCATATTGAGCAGGTAGCTGTGTATCTGAAGCGATTGCTTGCTCAACCATCGGCTTGGCAGCCGCAGATTTGA
- a CDS encoding Gfo/Idh/MocA family protein, with the protein MKQLRVGMIGYKFMGKAHSNAYRTLPMFFPEAMKPEMTALCGRNKEAVTEAAAQLGWSDVVTDWKDLIARDDIDLIDINAPSDVHKEIALAAAKAGKHIFCEKPLALTLSDAHEMLQAAEEAKVAHMIGFNYRFSPAVKLAKKLVESGRLGKIYHFRAWFLQDWVMDPEFPLVWRLQKEIAGSGSHGDLGAHLIDLAHYLVGDIHEVIGMSETFIKERPIAEEMTGLSAKGSKDAPRGPVTVDDATLFLARFANGALGSFEATRFAAGHRSTNSFEINGSLGSVKFDFERMNELEVYFNSDEEDVQGFRRVLATDPAHEYAEAWWPPGHTIGFEHTFIHEILELTNALREERLPQPNFRDGVKCQAVLEAVERSIDERRWVEISEM; encoded by the coding sequence ATGAAGCAACTGCGCGTCGGAATGATTGGCTACAAATTTATGGGAAAAGCACACAGCAACGCTTACCGGACTCTGCCGATGTTTTTTCCTGAGGCTATGAAGCCTGAAATGACCGCCCTGTGCGGAAGAAACAAGGAAGCCGTAACCGAGGCTGCCGCACAATTGGGCTGGTCTGATGTCGTAACGGACTGGAAGGATCTGATCGCGCGTGATGACATTGACTTGATCGATATCAATGCCCCTAGCGATGTCCATAAAGAAATTGCACTCGCTGCGGCCAAGGCCGGAAAGCATATTTTCTGCGAAAAACCGCTTGCGCTGACATTAAGCGACGCCCACGAGATGCTGCAGGCGGCGGAGGAAGCCAAAGTAGCCCATATGATCGGCTTCAACTATCGCTTTTCACCGGCGGTCAAGCTGGCCAAAAAGCTCGTAGAAAGCGGCAGGCTCGGCAAAATTTATCATTTCAGAGCCTGGTTCCTGCAGGATTGGGTCATGGACCCCGAATTCCCGCTCGTCTGGCGGCTACAGAAAGAAATTGCAGGCTCGGGCTCGCATGGCGATCTCGGCGCCCATTTGATCGATCTGGCCCACTACTTGGTCGGGGACATCCATGAGGTCATCGGGATGAGCGAGACCTTCATTAAAGAGCGCCCGATCGCCGAGGAAATGACGGGACTCAGCGCCAAAGGCAGCAAAGATGCTCCACGGGGACCGGTCACCGTCGACGATGCAACGCTCTTCCTGGCGCGGTTCGCCAACGGCGCGCTCGGCAGCTTCGAAGCAACCCGTTTCGCGGCAGGACACCGGTCGACCAATTCCTTTGAAATTAACGGGAGCTTGGGCAGCGTAAAATTTGACTTTGAACGGATGAACGAGCTGGAAGTGTATTTTAACTCGGATGAAGAGGATGTCCAAGGCTTCCGGAGAGTGCTGGCTACGGATCCGGCCCATGAATATGCGGAAGCCTGGTGGCCGCCAGGACATACGATCGGCTTCGAGCATACGTTCATTCATGAAATATTGGAACTAACCAACGCTCTTCGGGAAGAGAGGCTGCCACAGCCGAATTTCCGTGACGGCGTGAAATGCCAGGCTGTCCTGGAGGCCGTAGAGCGCTCCATCGACGAGCGCCGCTGGGTCGAAATCTCGGAAATGTAA
- a CDS encoding AraC family transcriptional regulator: MKSFYQNWILDYELPLVIHHGHNLTFYAHYHSEIEFIYVESGSILVGVNEEKRLLTQGDMVICCSNDIHHFESKEDSQVIILIFKPEMISLSVNWPNDFSFVSPFMPGGDPAFKHIRQLLYDIMEEKENAKPGHQMFIKARLLELCGTLQRSWPSHRLSRSSRSKLESKRVRIQQILSFIEENYQDDLSVELISTHFQMEPSYFCRTFKSAVGMNFRTYLNTIRVLKAERKLISSDASIMDIALECGFNSIRTFNRVYKELKGCVPSSSRDGVSNAALPVHQI, encoded by the coding sequence ATGAAATCTTTCTATCAGAATTGGATACTGGATTACGAATTGCCGCTAGTTATCCACCACGGGCATAACCTGACGTTCTACGCACATTATCATTCTGAGATTGAATTCATCTATGTCGAGTCGGGAAGTATCCTTGTCGGAGTCAATGAGGAAAAGCGTCTGCTCACGCAAGGCGATATGGTCATTTGCTGCAGTAACGACATTCATCATTTTGAGAGCAAAGAAGATTCGCAGGTTATCATTCTCATATTTAAGCCGGAAATGATCAGCCTATCCGTGAACTGGCCAAATGATTTTAGCTTTGTTTCCCCTTTCATGCCGGGGGGAGACCCTGCATTCAAGCATATCAGGCAGCTGCTGTACGACATAATGGAGGAAAAAGAAAACGCCAAACCAGGTCATCAAATGTTCATCAAAGCCCGTCTGCTCGAATTATGCGGAACGCTGCAGAGAAGCTGGCCGTCCCATAGGCTGAGCCGCAGCTCACGAAGCAAGCTCGAATCGAAGCGGGTGAGAATCCAGCAAATTTTGTCGTTCATTGAAGAAAATTATCAGGATGATTTATCCGTGGAATTGATTTCGACCCATTTTCAAATGGAGCCGTCTTATTTTTGCCGCACGTTCAAAAGCGCTGTGGGTATGAATTTTCGGACCTACTTAAATACGATCCGCGTGCTCAAGGCGGAACGCAAGCTGATCAGCAGCGATGCCAGCATTATGGATATTGCCCTGGAATGCGGCTTTAACAGCATCCGTACGTTCAATCGGGTATATAAAGAATTGAAAGGCTGCGTCCCTTCCAGCTCGCGTGACGGTGTTTCTAATGCCGCCCTGCCTGTTCATCAAATCTAA